gaaGACATGTTACTTTTAAGTGTGTTACAACTACATGAGTTTCGTAGGTTATATAAACATGTtcgattatataaatacattcaatctaatatgtttatatgaCCTACGAAACACACACGCAAACTCACACTTTCTCACTGCATACTAATCGTAAGTAACATTTAATCCTGTAAATCAACTATTGGGTGTAGGGTCTCTCCGGTTAAAGGATTTATGCTTATTCCTTTTCATTGCTATGCCAACGTGGACCGGTGTATATACAACAGTGACGCAGTAAAAAAAGGTACTTATCGTCACTACATCAATGCCAAGCCCAAGCTTAGTGATGTATAGCCCctaggcactttgacatttgtGGCTCCCTATTCCATagcggttagagtaaaattatattattttcggtTGACCGGGCATAAATCCGGGGCTGGCAATGCAGATCTCATGGATATATAGTACAATAATTGGCAGATGTTAATgaaacatatgtatttatttgttaggTAATCCAAAAtcttgaatattaaattataatattactcgtaaataatataaaaactaaaagtttcaattatttttattattattataataattaaattaattaaagttaaattattttaaaataaaaattaaagtaataagcaTAGATATAAGAACCTAATGTGTGGATGCGAGCATTCATACATATGTGTTTGAGTATTAGAAGTATATCAATTCATTCAccttactataataataataataaggcatTTTCTTAAAACTCACCAATAGAGTACTGGATCACCGAAATCCATATCAAATCTAAAATGTGAAAATGCTTgaagtttgttatttttatcctTAGCTATCAGGTACCACGCTGTGTCATCCATCATTTGTTCCACTTTATCATCCTTGTTCCAGCCCCATGCACATGTTTCATacctagtaaataaataaaaaattacataatatatacaaagttcACCCAGAGAAACGCAATTGCGATCCAATGATGAAATGCTAACATACATTCTTGAAACCATTTCATGCCGTCATGATATGTacagtactttttttattttgaaattgggTATACTGATTTATGTcttgaatgtaaatatttttttatataagaatgatttgtatataaaattattatatttttttatatatatatataaaatttataaatgttactagTTTTTgagaagaaaataataaataatctgctTATCTTTTCTAAAATCATAGTTAACATTATGCTAGCATAATATTAGTCTTTCTTTTAACATTTGCATgcataattgttaatttttattgttattttaatttaataaaatttagaagCAATAtgtagattattttataaaatatttaaatgggtTGGCTTCTATTCGGCTGCAAGAGTTTGGGGACACAATGTGTTGTGTATGGTAGTTTTGGTCCTTGTAACAATACAGCTTGATAACAAGCCATCCTTCCTTCTCCCTACTTCTTCCTTCTTGCAATCTAAAGAGTAtccaatcaaattaattaattgatgtcAATTAAGAATTTTACTTACAAGGATTTCATGTTTCTTTCTGTCAGATTGATGGCCCAGTCCAAGACTTTTTTGTCAAGTTCTGATACCTTCTGGATGTACATGTCTATCTCTAAGTCCTTGTTACTATAGACAAGCAACTCCTTACACAAGGGAGCCAACTCTTTCAATTTGTTTGCTGAGGTAACATATGACATTCCATCAGCTATGCGACGCTGTTCTAACTTTCGCGCTTGACGTTTTTCTTTGCTTTTAGTAACTGAAGCAACTGTTTTTTTCTGgtgaattaaaagtaaattcgtTTTGTTACATATTTTCTGAGCTTAAGATTAATGTATCTTACAAAAGATAGAATATTACCCATTGattgtatgtttataaatataatgtaagtattCTATTGGttagcatttttatatttagtaaaatacttactcccatttttattttttataaaaattcagtaatttatttattataatgtttaaataatttgttatgttataatttcCGTAAGAGTCGGCTGTTTAcagtaattgatttattttatttacgacaATGGTCAACAATTATGATACGTCAAGCAATATACTAACTAACATACAGCGCTGATTGGTTAAAACTATatcaatttaatgaaaattaccAATAGACATAGATAGACATAGAGTATACGCGAGAACATCATAAATTAAAACGCCATAATAAAAGTAGTTTGACATGTCTTTTAAGCGttcaaaattgttattaagtataaacacataaaacacataattaaaaaattgtcattGTATATTACATtcttagttaaaaaaatgtaactaacatatttctgtatttatttaataaaatgtatgtataatgacattttttttcaaaataccaAACGTAGTAGCCGggaaatttgaatgaaaaactCTTACatcataaaaatcaataacgAGATTTGGGAGTTATCATTGCTTCCAcacattaaacatattaaagcaGGTTAGGTAaagaattgtaatatttatttatctactacTACTGCGCAGCATTAGAGTTTGGCGATACGCCAATTTCCTATGTCCGTCAGATTATTCTTGAGAAGTGATAATTTGGTGTCAAGAAAAggcaataatatttcatatttttgtcgCTGTATCCATACTTTAGTTAGAAACATGAAGTATGTTAAACTTTCTCAAACGGAGGACTTAATGCCGACGCTGGGATTAGGAACATGGCAGGTCAGTAAATAGTCAGTTTCCGTGATGAAATATTGTAACCACTGATATATGCCATATTGCATTTTTAGGCTTCACCAGAAGTAATCGAGTCAACAGTATACAAAGCTTTAGACTTAGGATATCGTCATATAGATACtgcctttaattacaataatgagGAGGCTATTGGTAATGCTATAAGTAAATGGATTGATAATGGAAAAGGTACAAGAAAAGACTTATTCATAACCACTAAGGTAAAATACTATTTGTCGTTTATTTACATCAAGATAATAATTGCAAagaaatttatctatataaaaaattagatATTATAGCATTGAGtaacataaatttgtaaaataacaaatgtgtaaaaatacaaaataatgtaagtaatataattttaaacacaaaaaggGTACATTGACCGAAATCCTGATGTAGTCTTGATGTAAGCTTACAATGTTTTGATTATTTGGGAATTATTTTTACAGCTTCCTCACGTTGGAAACCGTGCGTCCGACGTAAAGAAGTTTCTAGATCTTCAACTAAAGCGACTGCAGATGGATTATGTCGATTTGTACTTGATACACGTGCCTTTCGGATTCCATTGTAATCCAGAGACGTTGACACCCGTCGTGAAGAGCACTGGCGAATATGATTTGGACATGGATACGGATCATATAAGCACTTGGAAGGTGCGCTTTGCTTTGACCTTAGggtaatttacttatttaacaaaagcaaaataattgcgatatcttaatataaatttttactttcgtagtccacaaacgatcaaaatgtgtttttatcaatattaggatgtttgtgtatttttaacatttcttcttaatgtaaatattttttaggcaATGGAAGTATGTCAAAAAGAGGGACGCATTCGTAATCTTGGTCTATCCAACTTCAACGAGTCGCAAATATCGAAGATCATCAACGCTTGTACAATGAGGCCCCAGGTGTTGCAGGTGGAACTGCACGCATATTTTCAGCAGTTAGACTTGCGCAAGTTCTGCTCTGATCATGATATCGTAGTCACAGCGTATGCTCCTTTAGGAAGTCCGGGCGCGAAGGACCAtttcgttaataaatataattataggtgAGTTTCtcgtttgtaattaaatattgagtaatgTTCCtattttaagcatattattttttcagtcCTGACGCATTTCCGGATTTACTGGGTCACCCAGATGTAAATGAAATAGCGAAAGCTCACCATAAGACACCAGCTCAAGTGTTATTAAGATACTTGGTGCAACAGAAAGTTGTAGTCATTCCGAAAAGTACTAGCGAGAAAAGACTTaaggtaatttatatttaataaataaacatttcttactttttaaataatatttaaaaaaacatattttcaggAAAATTCTGACATATATGATTTTGAGCTAGCACCCGCAGAAGTGAATCGATTGAAAAAAATAGACCAAGGGGAGAATGGCAGAATTTTCAATTTCTTATTTTGGAAAGGTGTAGAAAATCACCCGGAGTATCCATTCAAATTAGGTTCAGCAGtcaattaaattcttaataatatctttataaaaacgcataatttgttaatttaaaagttttaattttatagacacTGCCAAGTTTGAAATTTAGttttaactgaattattataacaaatgattgaattttaaatacaagaatTTTGCACTGTTTCTATTCTGTTCTAGTTAAGCTAATGCTTAATTAGAGGTAATCCTCTATATTACtggtatgttattattataacgttaATGTCATCTACTCGGTATAACTGGGATGAGACAATAAATTCACATAATGTCAGTATTCGTGATAAAGTGAAACATTGTGAGTATTTGTTTTACAAACGGACACATAAAATGTGCTAAGTGCtgcttattttagtttttattgcgGAGGACCATATGGGATGTATCATATCACATGAGATTCTCTTACCAAGTAATGTGGTCAGTCAATGGAAGTTATTTTAGTCATTACAATATCTATGATGTAAACAAAGTATTATCTTTAGATGAATAAGGTATGGTAGGTCTGACCAACTGTTAACATTAATAACTAAATACTAGTGACGATTTctctcaattaaaataatagaatgaGTATGTTCGCAAGTTTCCTAGTATCTTTTGActcaatatgtataatttagtaGAACTCAAAAAACTTGTCTGAttatgcttatatattattgtaagcgCTTAGTTGACCATTCCTTTTAAATGACTAAAAACAAATGTGTCATATTTTCTTCATAATTGTTGttctgatttaaataaaatttgaaatgattattgtttgtttatttcacTTATCAAATAAtcctaaaaaatacaaataccacTTGAAACATACACTCATGAAAGTCTGTAAAGCATTTTTCTCTGTAGACGATGCTGCAACTCCCCTCGCCTTATCATTGTGTGTATCACTTTAATGATGGCCCTTTCAGGGTACTTCTGTCGCAGGAAGTCCTGGATGATAGTTTGTTCTGACACTTGTGACCCGACTGCAAATCTGCGCTTCAGCTGTTTCTCTACGCGTGAGAGCATTTCGTGATCTTCTTCAGTCGTAAAACCCTCAgcacctattatatatatgatttttgtatataaacgaATATTTGTGACACTAAGTATACTAACATTTGGTTAGCCGATGTTATGTTGAAAATGCCAAGAagtaaaataagataattagTTTTACCAGCTAAACTGCCTGTCATGGCTGCGTCCAATGTAGATACTTGAAATAAACGTAGAGACTCAGTCACATGAGATTCTGTTGCAAATGGCTGCAGCTGCATTTTTGCCAATGATTCTGAGATTCGAATAATGGCTTCAAGTTGActgtaaattaagaaatattttaatttacatttgtagTCGAtcaatgttactttaattttacctaCATAATTTCAAGCTATGGCACTGGCCAAGGAGTGGAAAAATAACCAAAATCGGTTAAAAGCAGATACTCACCGGACAGTGATCGGTATGGCGAGGCGCTTGTCGGTCTGGCGCTCTTGCAGCGAGGCGCCAGAGCGCATCAGCACGTAGCGTGCACCGAGGCGCTCGGCAGCGCTGGCGGACAGGCGCGGTCCGCAGCGCGTGCGGCAGTATGCGGCGTAGCGACGCAGCAGCGGCAGCGGCAGCtcgcccgccgccgccgcgcgctcGGCGTTTGGGCCGCCCATGTGCACCGAGATTATGTGCTTCGCCAGGGTCTGCAAAAAGAACGGGAGTCGTATCAAATACAGAGATATGTATAAGAGAACTTCGGGATGTGTTTGCTTTCGATATTTGGACATAGATATAACTGTTGCTCTATCATAGTCTTGTACATGCAATGTTTCAGTACTATTTTATTGTCTATTAAGTGTTATTATTTATCCAGTATATTTGTAACTTACAATATCCCTGTTTTGATCATGTTCATCTTTAACGATAAATATCATATCGAATCTCGATAATATAGTGGGCATAAAATCTATGTTGTCTTCAGCTTTTGTGTCATCCCATCGCCCAAACACAGAGTTAGCCGCGGCCAGGACGGAGCAGCGGGAGTTTAACGTAGTCGTTATACCCGCCTAGAACATGGAACACAAGATTTgccattaaaaatgtaatcattatTATCAAACATGGTATGGTACAAACGcggaataaaaataatctttgaaatattaaaatgttgaatATCAGGATTTCCATAGGATTCTATGTAAATTTTTCAAGCAACTTGGACAATCTCACAGCAAAAAAggttaaaattttcataactaaattaattgaaaGCAATTTCATCCAGTTTCCAAGATTGTTTCACCTTAGCAATGGAGATAGTCTGTTGCTCCATGGCCTCGTGTATGGCGACTCGATCGTCTTCGCGCATCTTATCAAATTCATCGATGCACACGACGCCACCGTCGGCCAGCACCATGGCGCCGCCCTCCATCACGAAGTTACGCTGCAGACAATTTcggcaataaataatttttatgttcataaatGTCGTGGTTAGAAATGTTGTTCATTAAAATAGTAAgaatcaaaaaacaaaaaagtattcCAACTGAAAATACCGTGAATATCTAACTTTTTGGACAGTAATTGTTATTTTGGATATACATTGttgaaataaactatattatgttaataaaactgATTTCATGTAGATAAGTGGGCGAAGATTATGATGCCTACAACAATGCTACACTTACGCTTCCAGGATCCCTGATGACTGAGGCAGTAAGACCAGCTGCACTAGAGCCTTTACCGGATGTATAAACTCCTACAGGGGCTACTTTCTCTACAAACTTAAGCAGCTGTGATTTGGCTGTTCCAGGGTCtcccaataataaaatattgatatctcCTCGTCTCGTGAGGCCATCTGGTAGTCGCTTTCGTGAAcctgtaattaatataagacaAATGGAATTTATGATATGATAAAAACCGAATTTTgtgcttttttatagtataggtaggcggtcgGTATATAtcgtgggaggaccgggatcgctatgcCGGCGCCTCTATCCGgtgtagtgaggtcgatggcactgtacggtgccccgatatgggtgGACGCACTCACCGCACAAAACCGGGCCATCCTGCGGAAGCCGCAGaaggtcatagcggtgagggcggTCAggggatatcgtacggtgtcctGGACAGCGGCGACCCTCCTCGCGGGCgacccgccctgggaactccaggcggaggtgctcgagTACAACTGTACtgcttccgggccgaggcgagggaacgcggcgaccgtccagggtcggcggaggtcgggcggatcagggctctagcccagcaggcCCTGATCACCCGATGGGAagaggacctggggtcccccacgGCGGGcatggcgacagtggaggcggtccgttccaacttgagtcgctgggtcaaaaggaaacgaggcacgctctcgttcaggctgacgcaggtgcttaccggacatggctgtttcggtaagtatcTGCACGAGATAGCGCGGCGGGAGGTgtcaccctcctgccacgagtgtggtgcgccattcGACACGGCACATCACACCCTGAcagagtgtgccgcgtggggg
The Nymphalis io chromosome 19, ilAglIoxx1.1, whole genome shotgun sequence DNA segment above includes these coding regions:
- the LOC126775952 gene encoding DNA replication licensing factor Mcm5, whose amino-acid sequence is MEGFDDPGVFFSDNFGVDDHESQDQINLQAVKKKFKEFIRQFHTGNFNFKYRDALKRNYNLQQYWVEINIEDLSSFDEVLAEKLYKKPTEHLPILEEAAKELADELTAPRPEGEEKVEDIQVLLLSDAHASNLRELKSETVSRLVKIPGIVISASGIKAKATKISIQCRSCRNVIPNLPVKPGLEGYVMPRKCNTEQAGRPKCPLDPYFIIPDKCKCIDYQVLKLQEAPEMIPQGEMPRHLTVYCERVLCERVAPGARVTVLGIYSIKKISKIGREGREKGSVGVRSSYLRAVGLTAEEGVTGGLQPFTAEEEEQFRRLAAAPDVYERIAKSIAPSVFGATDMKKAIACLLFGGSRKRLPDGLTRRGDINILLLGDPGTAKSQLLKFVEKVAPVGVYTSGKGSSAAGLTASVIRDPGSRNFVMEGGAMVLADGGVVCIDEFDKMREDDRVAIHEAMEQQTISIAKAGITTTLNSRCSVLAAANSVFGRWDDTKAEDNIDFMPTILSRFDMIFIVKDEHDQNRDITLAKHIISVHMGGPNAERAAAAGELPLPLLRRYAAYCRTRCGPRLSASAAERLGARYVLMRSGASLQERQTDKRLAIPITVRQLEAIIRISESLAKMQLQPFATESHVTESLRLFQVSTLDAAMTGSLAGAEGFTTEEDHEMLSRVEKQLKRRFAVGSQVSEQTIIQDFLRQKYPERAIIKVIHTMIRRGELQHRLQRKMLYRLS
- the LOC126776020 gene encoding N-alpha-acetyltransferase 40 → MGKKTVASVTKSKEKRQARKLEQRRIADGMSYVTSANKLKELAPLCKELLVYSNKDLEIDMYIQKVSELDKKVLDWAINLTERNMKSLYETCAWGWNKDDKVEQMMDDTAWYLIAKDKNNKLQAFSHFRFDMDFGDPVLYCYELQIEAEGRRRGLGQRVMSVLERLAQATRMRCVRLTALTHNPSAAAFFKACGYSLDETSPPKEEITHYEILSKATEAAAMEEDTLTERPNTRTELAAS
- the LOC126775994 gene encoding 1,5-anhydro-D-fructose reductase-like: MSVRLFLRSDNLVSRKGNNISYFCRCIHTLVRNMKYVKLSQTEDLMPTLGLGTWQASPEVIESTVYKALDLGYRHIDTAFNYNNEEAIGNAISKWIDNGKGTRKDLFITTKLPHVGNRASDVKKFLDLQLKRLQMDYVDLYLIHVPFGFHCNPETLTPVVKSTGEYDLDMDTDHISTWKAMEVCQKEGRIRNLGLSNFNESQISKIINACTMRPQVLQVELHAYFQQLDLRKFCSDHDIVVTAYAPLGSPGAKDHFVNKYNYSPDAFPDLLGHPDVNEIAKAHHKTPAQVLLRYLVQQKVVVIPKSTSEKRLKENSDIYDFELAPAEVNRLKKIDQGENGRIFNFLFWKGVENHPEYPFKLGSAVN